A single Mangrovimonas sp. YM274 DNA region contains:
- a CDS encoding gliding motility-associated C-terminal domain-containing protein, with translation MSAQLVPVFYGDAISLGDDCYQVTDAVATQSGSVWYDNPIDLTADFKIIFDANFGDNDADGADGMAFVMKTTSTPEIGNSGGGLGYEGITQSLAVEFDTWTNGNRADPPGGIDHMSLMKGGNAHHSSIDNLAGPIDISASSINVEDGIFHEVKIEWEAATQTFTVIFDCNERITYTGDIINEVFNGVSEVYFGFAGSTGGAYNLQQICFKYVSFANTMALDDQEICVGESIEDVDATYENGIGYEWQPSTGVSDISIPNPVFTPTEDTTYMVTVLDNCGVIVYTDSFDVVVNPLPTITGEDVVFNCMTNSAELSATVEVDVEVNWYDAATGGNLLMADSATFNAAAPGTYYAEAVSAAGCVSEMRAELEVTVSLPEAPLSDGDVDFNCTNNNAMLSVSVAEGFEVNWYDAEVGGNLLLANSSTYEATEEGVYYAETIDPVTGCVSETRTAVATSITYPDTPINNGEDTMCAGNEFLSVNVPVGVLVNWYSEAGELLLANSTTYEASEIGIYYAEAEIEATGCKSENNLYIEVVNCKIPEGISPNGDGLNDSFELSNFQVHRIEIFNRYGTLVYSKNDYTNEWYGQTNDGDELPVGTYFYTIEYGEGQTHCAWVYINK, from the coding sequence ATGTCGGCACAATTAGTGCCCGTTTTTTATGGGGACGCCATCTCCCTTGGAGATGATTGTTATCAGGTTACCGATGCGGTAGCAACGCAAAGTGGTTCTGTGTGGTATGATAACCCTATAGATTTGACTGCTGATTTTAAAATTATTTTTGATGCCAATTTTGGAGATAATGATGCTGATGGGGCGGATGGTATGGCCTTTGTGATGAAAACAACGTCTACTCCAGAAATAGGGAACTCTGGAGGCGGTCTGGGGTATGAAGGGATCACACAATCCTTGGCTGTTGAGTTTGACACTTGGACCAACGGCAACAGAGCCGATCCCCCTGGTGGTATAGACCACATGTCTCTTATGAAAGGAGGAAATGCACATCATAGCTCTATTGATAACCTGGCGGGCCCTATTGATATATCTGCTTCTTCCATTAATGTGGAGGATGGAATTTTTCATGAGGTGAAAATTGAATGGGAGGCTGCTACCCAAACTTTCACGGTAATTTTTGACTGTAACGAACGTATTACCTATACGGGAGATATTATTAATGAGGTGTTTAATGGTGTTTCTGAGGTGTATTTTGGATTTGCTGGTTCTACCGGAGGTGCTTACAATTTGCAGCAGATCTGTTTTAAATATGTGTCTTTTGCTAACACAATGGCTTTGGATGATCAAGAAATATGTGTAGGAGAAAGTATTGAGGATGTAGATGCTACTTATGAAAATGGGATTGGTTATGAATGGCAACCATCTACAGGAGTTAGTGATATTAGCATTCCTAACCCCGTATTCACACCAACAGAGGATACTACTTATATGGTAACTGTTCTTGATAACTGTGGTGTAATTGTGTATACAGATAGTTTTGATGTTGTAGTAAATCCATTGCCTACCATAACTGGGGAGGATGTGGTATTTAACTGTATGACCAACTCTGCAGAGCTATCAGCCACGGTAGAAGTGGATGTTGAAGTTAATTGGTATGATGCTGCAACCGGAGGTAACTTGTTGATGGCGGATAGTGCAACTTTTAACGCTGCTGCTCCAGGAACGTATTATGCGGAGGCTGTTAGTGCTGCAGGCTGTGTTTCTGAGATGAGAGCAGAATTAGAAGTTACTGTATCGCTTCCAGAAGCTCCTCTAAGCGACGGTGATGTAGATTTTAACTGTACCAATAATAATGCAATGCTTTCTGTATCTGTAGCGGAAGGCTTTGAGGTGAATTGGTATGATGCCGAAGTTGGAGGCAACCTTTTGTTGGCAAACAGCTCCACTTACGAAGCTACCGAAGAAGGGGTTTATTACGCAGAAACTATCGATCCTGTTACAGGTTGTGTATCGGAAACAAGAACTGCGGTAGCTACTTCCATAACCTATCCTGATACACCAATTAATAATGGTGAAGATACTATGTGTGCAGGAAACGAATTCCTTTCAGTAAATGTTCCAGTTGGTGTGTTGGTTAATTGGTATAGTGAAGCAGGTGAATTGTTGTTGGCAAATAGTACTACTTATGAGGCATCAGAGATTGGAATCTATTATGCTGAAGCAGAAATAGAAGCTACTGGATGTAAGTCTGAAAATAATTTATACATAGAAGTGGTTAACTGTAAAATTCCTGAGGGAATTTCCCCTAACGGAGACGGTTTGAACGATAGCTTCGAGCTGAGCAATTTCCAGGTTCACAGGATTGAGATCTTCAACCGTTACGGTACCTTGGTGTATTCGAAGAATGACTATACCAATGAGTGGTACGGACAGACCAATGACGGTGACGAGCTTCCTGTTGGAACTTATTTTTACACGATCGAGTACGGAGAAGGCCAAACACACTGTGCTTGGGTTTACATCAACAAATAA
- the pbpC gene encoding penicillin-binding protein 1C, producing the protein MNLLKRHPKTSTIIILLGLAYYFCLPKQLFRNPTATVVTDSKNDLLGAQIAKDGQWRFPQMDSIPEKFEHCILLFEDEYFYKHPGFNPVSIFKAIRDNLSSGGIKRGGSTLTQQVIRLSRKGKPRTYFEKAIELILATRLELRHSKETILNLYASHAPFGGNVVGLDAASWRYFNRSPFELSWAENATLAVLPNAPSLIYPGKNQKSLLEKRNRLLQKLLDRHIIDSLTYKLSILEDLPQTPYPLPQLAPHLLQNIAKTHSGKRIQTTINSKLQQQANHIVKQHYNQLSQNEIHNIAVLVLDVKTRNVLSYIGNSPTSKTHQKDVDVIDKPRSTGSILKPFLYAAMLDTGDILPNTLVADIPSQYGSYNPENYNKTYDGAVPASKALAKSLNVPSVRMLQEFGLDRFHHYLKSLQLKDLTHNANHYGLSLILGGAESNLWDLCKSYAALSSTLNHFSETSSEYYTNEFCEPNFLFNHTVDFGTKVKEKTLYDAASIYLTFESLKTVNRPEEDEHWEFFDGSKEIAWKTGTSFGFRDAWAIGTTQDYVVGVWVGNADGEGRPGLVGVQAAAPILFDVFDLLPNSNWFAQPFDEMQEIKVCATSGYRAAPNCPNPQNQFVQLTGIKTEPCPYHILVHLNKDRSYQVNSSCEDINQMLHESWFVLPPLMAYYYKIKHPFYKSLPPFKPNCSGEQETKMQFIYPKENNTVFLPKDFDGTTNELILQIAHSKPESTVFWYLDETYIGQTETLHEMAILPSNGEHLITVMDEFGTQTQRKITISN; encoded by the coding sequence ATGAACCTTTTAAAGCGCCACCCCAAAACATCTACGATCATAATTCTTCTTGGTTTGGCGTATTATTTCTGTCTCCCAAAGCAGCTTTTCAGGAATCCAACGGCTACGGTAGTTACGGACTCCAAAAATGACCTTTTAGGAGCACAGATTGCCAAGGATGGCCAATGGCGTTTCCCACAAATGGACAGCATCCCAGAAAAATTTGAACATTGCATCCTGCTGTTTGAAGACGAGTACTTTTACAAACACCCTGGCTTTAACCCTGTCTCCATTTTTAAGGCGATACGGGACAACCTTTCTTCAGGAGGCATAAAACGAGGCGGCAGTACTCTAACACAACAAGTCATAAGACTTTCCAGAAAAGGGAAACCCCGCACTTATTTTGAAAAAGCCATCGAACTTATTTTAGCCACTAGATTGGAATTACGCCATAGCAAAGAGACCATTTTAAACTTATATGCCAGCCATGCCCCTTTTGGAGGAAATGTTGTAGGCCTTGATGCCGCTTCATGGCGCTATTTTAATAGAAGCCCCTTTGAACTTTCTTGGGCTGAAAATGCTACATTGGCCGTTCTGCCCAACGCACCAAGCCTCATATATCCAGGAAAAAACCAAAAAAGCCTACTTGAAAAGCGAAACCGCTTGCTCCAAAAATTATTGGATCGTCACATCATAGATTCACTGACGTACAAACTATCTATTTTAGAAGACCTGCCCCAAACCCCTTATCCGTTGCCGCAATTAGCGCCTCATCTATTACAAAACATAGCCAAAACCCATTCTGGAAAACGTATACAAACGACTATCAACTCAAAATTACAGCAGCAAGCCAACCATATTGTAAAACAACATTACAACCAGCTTAGCCAAAACGAAATACACAATATTGCAGTTTTGGTTTTGGATGTTAAAACAAGAAATGTGTTAAGCTACATTGGCAACTCCCCTACTAGTAAAACGCACCAAAAGGATGTCGATGTAATTGACAAACCCAGAAGTACCGGAAGTATCTTAAAACCATTTTTATACGCCGCTATGCTGGATACTGGAGATATACTGCCCAACACTTTGGTAGCAGATATTCCCTCACAATATGGAAGTTACAACCCAGAAAACTATAACAAAACGTATGATGGTGCCGTACCAGCCAGCAAGGCTTTAGCAAAATCCCTCAATGTACCATCCGTTAGAATGCTTCAAGAATTTGGACTGGATCGATTTCACCATTATTTAAAATCTTTGCAACTTAAAGACCTTACCCATAATGCTAATCATTATGGCCTCTCCCTAATTTTGGGAGGTGCCGAAAGCAACCTTTGGGACCTTTGCAAAAGTTATGCGGCATTGTCCTCGACTCTAAATCATTTTTCTGAAACTTCCAGTGAATATTATACAAACGAATTTTGCGAACCCAATTTTCTCTTCAACCATACGGTAGATTTTGGCACAAAAGTCAAAGAGAAAACCTTGTACGATGCGGCTTCCATTTATTTAACTTTTGAAAGTTTAAAAACCGTTAACCGCCCAGAAGAAGATGAACATTGGGAGTTTTTTGACGGCTCCAAGGAGATTGCCTGGAAAACAGGCACCAGTTTCGGCTTTAGGGATGCTTGGGCCATAGGAACCACTCAAGATTATGTAGTAGGCGTATGGGTAGGAAATGCCGATGGGGAAGGTCGTCCAGGACTGGTTGGAGTGCAGGCCGCAGCACCCATTCTTTTTGACGTGTTCGACCTATTGCCAAACAGTAATTGGTTTGCCCAGCCTTTTGATGAGATGCAGGAAATTAAGGTTTGTGCAACGAGTGGTTATCGTGCTGCTCCAAACTGCCCAAATCCACAAAATCAATTTGTACAATTAACCGGCATCAAAACCGAACCCTGTCCCTATCACATTCTAGTGCATTTAAATAAAGACAGAAGCTACCAAGTCAATTCGTCTTGCGAAGACATTAACCAAATGCTACACGAATCTTGGTTTGTACTCCCTCCTCTAATGGCCTATTATTACAAAATAAAACATCCTTTTTACAAATCCTTACCCCCTTTCAAACCTAATTGTTCAGGGGAGCAGGAAACCAAAATGCAATTCATTTATCCAAAAGAGAACAATACCGTATTTCTACCTAAAGATTTTGATGGCACCACCAATGAACTCATCCTTCAGATTGCGCACTCCAAACCAGAATCTACCGTGTTTTGGTATTTGGACGAGACCTATATCGGCCAAACCGAAACCCTCCATGAAATGGCCATCTTGCCATCAAACGGAGAACATTTAATTACGGTCATGGACGAATTTGGCACCCAAACCCAAAGAAAAATTACAATTTCAAATTAA
- a CDS encoding endonuclease/exonuclease/phosphatase family protein, producing MKSLNYSLFLLLLGGVLVLNAQEKKKFKIHTIGFYNLENLFDTINDPIKFDEASPILEMKTDIKEVYMKKVHNMARVISEIGTDMSNNSPVILGVSEIENRQVLEDLVNDPLLLAKDYGIVHFDSPDARGIDVALLYQKEVFRPLYTSVHELKIYDDETQKRLYTRDQLLVSGELEGEMIHVIVNHWPSRRGGEARSRPKRVAAAKLNKHMIDSLQSIDPYAKIITMGDLNDDPTNASVKKVLKAKGNREDVELKGIYNPYEDLFKKEGLGTTAYRDAWSLFDQILMTKPLVEKDYTSFRFYKAGIFNKNYLTNKYGRYKGYPLRSFADGHFTDGFSDHFPVYIYLIREVTP from the coding sequence ATGAAAAGTTTAAATTACAGTCTCTTTTTGCTGCTTTTAGGAGGAGTTTTGGTATTGAATGCACAAGAAAAGAAGAAGTTTAAAATCCATACTATTGGTTTTTACAACCTTGAAAATTTGTTCGATACTATTAATGACCCTATTAAATTTGATGAGGCTAGTCCTATTTTGGAAATGAAAACCGATATCAAGGAGGTCTACATGAAAAAAGTTCATAATATGGCTAGGGTCATTTCAGAAATAGGTACAGACATGTCTAATAATTCCCCAGTTATTCTTGGGGTTTCGGAAATAGAGAATCGGCAGGTATTAGAGGATTTGGTCAATGATCCCTTGCTATTGGCAAAGGATTATGGCATTGTACATTTTGATTCGCCAGATGCTAGGGGGATAGATGTTGCATTACTTTATCAAAAAGAAGTGTTTAGGCCCCTGTACACTAGTGTACATGAGCTGAAGATTTATGATGATGAAACTCAAAAACGACTGTATACCAGGGATCAATTGTTGGTGTCTGGAGAATTGGAAGGTGAAATGATTCATGTTATTGTGAACCATTGGCCATCTAGGCGTGGAGGGGAAGCAAGAAGCAGGCCAAAACGTGTGGCGGCGGCCAAATTGAATAAACACATGATAGATTCCCTGCAGTCTATAGATCCCTATGCCAAAATCATTACCATGGGCGATTTGAATGACGACCCTACCAATGCTAGTGTAAAAAAGGTGCTAAAGGCAAAGGGCAATCGTGAAGATGTGGAATTAAAGGGTATTTATAATCCTTACGAAGATCTGTTTAAAAAGGAAGGTTTGGGAACCACTGCTTACCGTGATGCTTGGAGTTTGTTTGATCAGATTTTGATGACCAAACCTTTAGTTGAAAAGGACTACACATCGTTTAGGTTTTATAAAGCGGGAATATTCAATAAAAACTATTTAACTAATAAGTATGGCCGTTATAAAGGCTATCCCTTACGAAGTTTTGCAGATGGTCACTTTACCGATGGTTTTAGTGATCACTTTCCGGTTTACATTTATCTAATTAGGGAAGTGACTCCATAA
- a CDS encoding TonB-dependent receptor, with amino-acid sequence MKKKLLALIITICVPFLLIAQQTLIKGSVKDAATFEPIPGVSISIESTQQSTVTNVKGLFLFSENIPLGEQVLKIEKAGYITKRYPIVVQANQTVNIQDMTMDIDVSDSADLFVIALSDDELNDDTSASDNISGLLQSSQDVFQRTAAFEFSTSFFKVRGLDSENGTILINGLEMNKLFNGRPQWSNWGGLNDVLRNQELTTGLTPSNYAFGGILGTTNINTRASSYRRGGRLTYSSSNRSYTHRVMATYASGLVKGDWAYAISIGRRWGNEGYQDATFYDANSIFASVEKKINDKHSLNFTTIYAPNRRGKSSPNTQEVYDLKDIKYNEYWGYHDGEKRNSRIKEVVEPILMLNHYWDISGKTKLNTNIGYQFGKLGNSRLDYSGGANPSPTYYQLLPSYALADPDGPDYATAYQLEQNFLDNGQIDWNRIYDANLTNNITGTPNAYVLYEDRSDDKQLTVNTILSSEISENILLNANINYKNLKSENFAEIMDLLGGSGYLNVDGFDNFQFDLQNPDRIVGEGGKIRYNYNLLANIISGYAQALFKYNKIDFYLSGSLSTTTYQREGLWQHERYQDNSLGKGEKLTFNGFGTKGGFTYKITGKHLLDINAGYITKAPSLRNTYSNARENDAVVRGIQEEKISSVDASYIFRSPIIKARLTAFYTTIKDANEISFYYADGISNYEIENNDSFFVQEILNGIDKKHLGTEIDIEAQVTPTIKLKGVASLGQYTYNNNPNVYLTSSSFTNENGIDFGPSTLKNYKIAGGPQKAYSFGFEYRDPDYWWVGATANFFTNTYVDISPLTRTRNFYLDSDGLPFNDYDPEIARQLLKQERFDDYMVVNLIGGKSWKINDYYIGFFASVNNLLDKAYKTGGYEQGRNANYQQLKDDASNDTPVFSPKYWYSRGATYFANVYFRF; translated from the coding sequence ATGAAAAAAAAATTACTTGCCCTCATTATTACTATTTGTGTTCCCTTTCTGCTCATAGCTCAACAAACTCTTATCAAAGGAAGCGTAAAAGACGCTGCCACTTTTGAACCTATTCCGGGAGTTAGCATAAGTATAGAATCCACTCAACAAAGTACAGTTACCAATGTCAAGGGCTTGTTCCTTTTCTCTGAAAATATCCCCTTAGGAGAGCAGGTTCTCAAAATTGAAAAAGCTGGTTACATCACCAAACGTTACCCTATAGTTGTCCAAGCCAATCAAACCGTAAACATCCAAGATATGACTATGGATATTGATGTTTCCGATTCTGCCGACTTATTCGTCATTGCATTATCTGATGACGAACTAAATGATGATACTAGTGCATCCGACAACATTTCGGGACTACTGCAATCCTCTCAAGATGTATTTCAACGTACAGCTGCTTTTGAATTTAGCACTTCTTTTTTTAAAGTGAGAGGTTTGGATTCAGAGAATGGTACCATTTTAATTAATGGCCTTGAAATGAACAAACTCTTCAACGGAAGACCACAATGGAGTAATTGGGGAGGCCTTAATGATGTGCTCCGAAACCAGGAACTAACAACAGGCTTAACACCTTCCAACTATGCTTTTGGGGGTATTTTAGGAACCACCAATATAAACACTCGAGCATCCAGTTACAGACGCGGAGGACGCCTCACCTATTCTTCTTCCAATAGAAGTTATACCCACCGTGTAATGGCCACCTACGCTTCGGGGCTTGTAAAAGGCGACTGGGCTTATGCCATATCTATAGGGAGACGCTGGGGAAATGAAGGCTATCAAGACGCTACTTTTTATGACGCCAATTCCATATTTGCTTCTGTTGAAAAGAAAATTAACGACAAACACAGTCTAAATTTCACCACTATTTACGCTCCAAACAGAAGAGGAAAATCGTCTCCAAACACTCAGGAGGTTTATGATTTAAAAGATATTAAATACAATGAGTATTGGGGCTATCACGACGGCGAAAAGCGAAACTCACGAATCAAGGAAGTGGTGGAGCCCATCCTAATGCTCAATCATTATTGGGATATTAGTGGCAAAACCAAATTAAACACGAATATTGGCTATCAATTTGGAAAATTAGGAAATAGCCGGTTAGATTATTCTGGCGGCGCCAATCCAAGTCCAACTTATTATCAGTTATTGCCAAGTTATGCCTTGGCAGATCCAGATGGGCCAGACTACGCCACTGCCTACCAATTGGAACAAAATTTTTTGGATAATGGACAAATTGACTGGAACCGAATTTATGATGCCAACCTTACCAACAATATTACAGGCACCCCAAACGCTTATGTGCTGTATGAAGATAGAAGCGATGACAAACAACTTACAGTTAACACCATTCTTTCTTCTGAGATTTCTGAAAATATTCTGTTGAATGCCAATATCAACTACAAAAATTTAAAATCAGAAAACTTTGCAGAAATCATGGATCTTTTGGGCGGATCGGGATACCTAAATGTAGATGGCTTTGACAACTTTCAATTTGATCTTCAAAACCCGGATAGAATTGTGGGCGAAGGAGGAAAAATTCGCTACAATTACAACCTTTTGGCCAATATTATATCTGGATATGCACAGGCTTTGTTCAAATACAACAAAATAGATTTTTACTTATCTGGCAGCTTAAGTACCACCACATACCAACGTGAAGGGCTTTGGCAGCACGAACGCTATCAAGACAACTCCCTTGGAAAAGGAGAAAAGCTTACATTTAATGGTTTTGGTACAAAAGGAGGATTCACCTATAAAATTACCGGAAAACACTTGCTGGATATTAATGCAGGCTACATTACCAAAGCCCCTTCTTTAAGGAACACCTACTCCAATGCCCGTGAAAACGATGCAGTTGTGCGCGGCATTCAAGAAGAAAAAATCTCCTCAGTGGATGCTAGCTACATTTTTAGATCGCCAATCATTAAAGCTCGTCTTACCGCGTTCTACACCACCATTAAAGATGCTAATGAAATCTCTTTTTACTATGCTGACGGCATCAGTAATTACGAAATTGAAAACAACGATTCATTTTTTGTTCAGGAAATTCTAAACGGCATAGACAAAAAACACCTAGGAACCGAAATTGATATTGAAGCGCAAGTCACCCCCACCATTAAACTAAAGGGCGTCGCCTCGTTAGGACAATACACCTACAACAACAATCCCAACGTTTACCTAACTTCTTCAAGTTTTACCAATGAAAACGGCATTGATTTTGGCCCTTCAACCCTAAAAAACTATAAAATAGCTGGAGGTCCACAAAAGGCTTATTCCTTCGGATTTGAATATCGCGATCCCGACTATTGGTGGGTCGGTGCTACTGCCAACTTTTTTACTAACACCTACGTAGACATTAGCCCATTGACCAGAACCCGTAATTTTTATTTGGACAGTGATGGCCTTCCTTTTAACGATTATGATCCTGAAATAGCTAGACAGCTGTTAAAACAAGAACGCTTCGACGACTATATGGTAGTAAATCTCATTGGAGGAAAATCCTGGAAAATCAACGATTATTATATTGGCTTCTTTGCCAGTGTCAATAACCTTTTGGACAAAGCTTATAAAACAGGAGGCTATGAGCAAGGCAGAAATGCCAACTACCAGCAATTAAAAGATGATGCCAGCAATGACACCCCTGTATTTTCGCCAAAATACTGGTATAGCAGAGGCGCTACCTATTTTGCCAATGTTTACTTCAGATTTTAA